A stretch of the Lactuca sativa cultivar Salinas chromosome 9, Lsat_Salinas_v11, whole genome shotgun sequence genome encodes the following:
- the LOC111921275 gene encoding uncharacterized protein LOC111921275 codes for MNFFNLASLYLLSSFIFPLSRFPLSPFFIRFPSFSFSFLLDPSTHTLSFDPLFFIFQLLKLTPPELLLFAAAAMVHIEFSVICLPNLLLSTAIGVPFFLLSSSLIRRHCHLLVVAVICLPSPSSSPFQAHSSFLSHLFCSICSPTKAEIWNVSSSPSLS; via the exons ATGAATTTTTTTAATCTCGCTTCCCTCTATCTCCTTTCTTCATTCATTTTCCCTCTTTCCCGCTTCCCTCTATCTCCTTTCTTCATTCGTTTTCCCTCTTTCTCGTTCAGTTTCCTACTCGATCCTTCCACTCACACCCTCTCCTTCGATCCTTTATTCTTCATTTTCCAACTGTTGAAGCTTACTCCGCCAGAGTTACTTCTGTTTGCAGCAGCTGCAATGGTTCACATCGAGTTCAGTGTCATCTGCTTGCCAAATTTACTTCTTTCCACCGCCATCGGAGTTCCTTTTTTCCTGTTATCGTCATCATTGATTCGTCGTCATTGTCATCTGCTTGTCGTCGCCGTCATCTGCTTGCCATCACCATCGTCATCACCGTTTCAA GCACATTCATCCTTTCTCAGTCACCTCTTTTGTTCGATTTGTTCTCCAACTAAG GCTGAAATCTGGAATGTATCTtcctccccctctctctcttga